A window from Diachasmimorpha longicaudata isolate KC_UGA_2023 chromosome 5, iyDiaLong2, whole genome shotgun sequence encodes these proteins:
- the LOC135162836 gene encoding angiotensin-converting enzyme-like, with translation MKALHFSWLWHACFVLSGVLIVCRDGDGRYTEGLNINLGEALQFLREYDREASSVCTRTMMTQWNFATNITDYNRRKMLEEQTLKLKFERSSWKKAVSFAWSRIPDPLARRQLKMIAVKGRNSLTEDKFNEIHHLIVEMKESYTRARLCPYKKMGTACDLDMDHDVSRIMAKSRDYEELLHYWRAWQEAVGPPLKNKYMRYVQLANQAARLNGFSDAGDQMREAYDDDYFQQNIAEAVSTITPLYKHLFTYVRTKLIERYGDKVRADGPLPAHLLGNMWAQNWEGIYDLVEPFPAARRFDVTLDMIIQGFTPLRMFQMSEEFFTSMGMKPMPPEFWRYSMFEKPIDREVKCTASAWDFCNRIDYRIKQCTRVTMEDLLSAHHEMAHIEYYLQYKDQPLIFRNEALPGFHEAVSDAMELSVMNPRHLQRIGLYNNSTDDYESNINFLMLMALRKVVYLPFAYIVDQWRWRVFSDGVADMTTRWWELRLQYQGIVPPIARIERDFDPASKYHVPADIPYVKYFVGTVMQYQLYEALCDISGHKGDLHSCDLYRSREAGRLLSDVLSQGSSRPWQDIVREMTRGRTNRIDASALMRYFDPLYKWLQRQNVMEPVIGWITSQDDTALFAHWYGNSAVSITYRPYFVFIFISVLFVLNW, from the exons ATGAAGGCACTGCACTTTTCATGGCTGTGGCACGCTTGTTTCGTTTTATCTGGAGTACTGATTGTTTGTCGAGATGGCGATGGACGTTATACAGAG GGGCTCAATATCAACTTGGGTGAGGCTTTGCAATTCCTCCGAGAGTACGATCGAGAGGCCTCCAGTGTTTGCACCCGTACCATGATGACACAATGGAACTTCGCGACTAATATCACGGATTATAACAGACGGAAAATG TTGGAGGAACAAACGTTGAAACTGAAGTTCGAGCGGTCTTCCTGGAAAAAGGCCGTGAGCTTCGCTTGGTCGAGAATTCCGGATCCATTGGCTAGGAGGCAGTTGAAAATGATCGCAGTCAAGGGAAGAAATTCATTGACAGAAGACAAATTCAATGAG ATACATCACTTGATTGTGGAAATGAAAGAATCGTACACCAGAGCCCGATTGTGCCCGTACAAAAAAATGGGAACAGCTTGTGACCTTGATATGGATCACG ACGTAAGTAGAATAATGGCAAAATCGCGGGATTACGAGGAGCTGCTGCACTACTGGAGAGCATGGCAGGAGGCAGTGGGTCCTCCCTTGAAGAACAAGTACATGAGATATGTGCAGTTGGCGAACCAGGCGGCCCGACTAAACGGCTTCTCCGACGCCGGGGATCAGATGCGAGAGGCCTACGATGACGATTATTTCCAGCAGAACATCGCTGAAGCCGTCTCCACAATCACTCCCCTGTACAAACATCTCTTCACGTACGTCAGGACGAAATTAATTGAGAGATATGGGGATAAGGTGAGGGCTGATGGTCCTCTCCCAGCGCATCTGCTAGGGAACATGTGGGCGCAGAACTGGGAGGGAATCTATGATCTTGTAGAGCCTTTCCCAGCCGCCAGGAGATTCGACGTTACTCTTGACATGATCATTCAGGGATTCACTCCCTTGAG AATGTTTCAAATGTCcgaagaatttttcacatcgATGGGGATGAAGCCAATGCCCCCGGAATTCTGGAGATACTCCATGTTCGAAAAGCCAATCGACCGGGAGGTGAAATGTACTGCGAGCGCTTGGGATTTTTGCAATCGCATTGATTACAG AATTAAACAATGTACAAGAGTTACAATGGAGGATCTACTATCGGCCCACCATGAAATGGCGCACATCGAGTATTACCTACAGTACAAAGACCAACCTCTGATATTTCGAAACGAAGCCCTGCCGGGCTTTCACGAGGCTGTCAGTGATGCAATGGAACTCTCCGTGATGAATCCCAGGCACTTGCAGAGGATCGGCCTCTATAATAATTCCACTGACGATTACGAGAGTAATATCAACTTCCTCATGCTTATGGCCCTGCGAAAAGTCGTATATCTGCCGTTTGCTTATATTGTTGATCAG TGGCGATGGAGAGTATTTAGTGATGGGGTCGCAGACATGACTACACGCTGGTGGGAGCTGCGACTCCAATATCAGGGGATTGTTCCTCCCATTGCGAGAATCGAACGGGATTTCGATCCTGCGTCAAAGTATCATGTTCCAGCTGACATTCCTTATGTCAA atATTTCGTTGGAACAGTAATGCAGTACCAGTTGTACGAAGCCCTGTGCGATATTTCTGGGCACAAAGGGGATCTACATTCGTGTGATCTTTACCGATCCAGAGAGGCTGGAAGACTCTTATC GGATGTTTTATCGCAAGGGTCCTCAAGACCTTGGCAAGACATTGTGAGAGAAATGACCCGAGGCAGAACAAACAGAATCGATGCCTCTGCCTTAATGAGGTACTTCGATCCTCTCTATAAATGGCTGCAGCGGCAGAATGTCATGGAACCGGTGATTGGGTGGATTACGAGTCAAGATGAtactg CTCTCTTTGCCCATTGGTATGGAAACTCCGCTGTGAGCATCACTTATCGTCCCTATTTTGTCTTCATTTTCATCTCAGTTCTCTTCGTACTGAATTGGTAA
- the LOC135162845 gene encoding fas apoptotic inhibitory molecule 1 isoform X2: protein MMAGALLRSLQALEMTLNEPTARWIVPLSDGNHVVEFEHGTATGRRVVKIDGKTLVNREWMFRLVGDEVVMFGDTKFVIRVDPIPSLRYSYTLWVNGKSFKNFVQSQSKVLESWVTKIGENKYRIVLDKTTQAVWVNGEQIDVENEFIDGGAEMLFLLEGSPAVIRSCSSEQKGAGIKYILYVDGVEISEQNLLSPTE from the exons ATGATGGCAGGCGCTCTGCTTCG GAGCTTACAAGCTCTGGAGATGACCTTAAATGAACCGACAGCCAGGTGGATTGTGCCTCTCAGTGATGGCAATCATGTGGTTGAGTTTGAACATGGGACTGCCACTGGTAGAAGGGTTGTCAAGATCGATGGAAAGACACTGGTCAACAGGGAATGGATGTTTCGACTAGTTGGAGATGAGGTTGTCATGTTCGGAGACACAAAATTCGTCATTCGAGTCGATCCCATACCAA GTCTCAGGTACTCGTACACTCTCTGGGTCAATGGAAAGAGCTTTAAGAATTTTGTACAGTCACAATCGAAGGTTCTAGAGTCTTGGGTGACGAAAATTGGGGAGAATAAGTACAGGATTGTCTTGG ATAAAACTACGCAAGCAGTCTGGGTCAATGGAGAGCAAATCGATGTAGAG AACGAATTCATCGATGGTGGTGCCGAAATGCTGTTTCTTCTCGAGGGTTCACCCGCGGTCATTCGATCCTGCAGTTCAGAACAAAAAGGGGCCGGAATAAAGTACATACTCTACGTCGATGGCGTCGAAATTAGCGAACAAAATTTGCTGTCACCGACAGAGTAG
- the LOC135162845 gene encoding fas apoptotic inhibitory molecule 1 isoform X1 yields MMAGALLRSLQALEMTLNEPTARWIVPLSDGNHVVEFEHGTATGRRVVKIDGKTLVNREWMFRLVGDEVVMFGDTKFVIRVDPIPNGNLGVVAGLRYSYTLWVNGKSFKNFVQSQSKVLESWVTKIGENKYRIVLDKTTQAVWVNGEQIDVENEFIDGGAEMLFLLEGSPAVIRSCSSEQKGAGIKYILYVDGVEISEQNLLSPTE; encoded by the exons ATGATGGCAGGCGCTCTGCTTCG GAGCTTACAAGCTCTGGAGATGACCTTAAATGAACCGACAGCCAGGTGGATTGTGCCTCTCAGTGATGGCAATCATGTGGTTGAGTTTGAACATGGGACTGCCACTGGTAGAAGGGTTGTCAAGATCGATGGAAAGACACTGGTCAACAGGGAATGGATGTTTCGACTAGTTGGAGATGAGGTTGTCATGTTCGGAGACACAAAATTCGTCATTCGAGTCGATCCCATACCAA ATGGAAATTTGGGGGTTGTTGCAGGTCTCAGGTACTCGTACACTCTCTGGGTCAATGGAAAGAGCTTTAAGAATTTTGTACAGTCACAATCGAAGGTTCTAGAGTCTTGGGTGACGAAAATTGGGGAGAATAAGTACAGGATTGTCTTGG ATAAAACTACGCAAGCAGTCTGGGTCAATGGAGAGCAAATCGATGTAGAG AACGAATTCATCGATGGTGGTGCCGAAATGCTGTTTCTTCTCGAGGGTTCACCCGCGGTCATTCGATCCTGCAGTTCAGAACAAAAAGGGGCCGGAATAAAGTACATACTCTACGTCGATGGCGTCGAAATTAGCGAACAAAATTTGCTGTCACCGACAGAGTAG
- the LOC135162841 gene encoding coiled-coil domain-containing protein 113 isoform X2, which yields MTSIRRASGISLVSRFTLAWEEEPDYEEMTDESLLESLETAIRTNKLLALENMVFERYLRRHEPQALVTMAHVLETAKQVQRSASLIAPLISIQNFPGSARGSTWMRDKISMSPSTGGSIQTFTGSRRYGSALIPQSKKLRITLNYRIEMTNKEVEEMRKHLVNLEQQTIRKKATLRAQGEEIQLRIRDIQEAKNELEESVISGGIDPVSGKIPPDRLIKFMEDWIKSSDRMAEKLRLKTLSLKQQIKKSKIQLQQRKELGETLQPVDFEVLAIENHDYMKKIEEKNVDLAELKRVTGRYNLQLNSKKNNLYEQRKILKNVQREIELKEKQIEKLKVEGQNIKQEVERTDKEMEDIMKLTEKRQMPNILDFIKMQAELQEMKKIYTRLEKRKKIQMIQKSRWTSSRGSWCSLMYD from the exons ATGACTTCTATCAGAAGGGCAAGTGGTATCAGCCTCGTCTCACGATTCACCTTGGCCTGGGAAGAGGAACCTGATTATGAAG AAATGACCGATGAGAGTCTACTAGAGTCTCTGGAAACAGCAATTCGCACCAACAAACTTCTCGCTTTGGAGAATATGGTTTTTGAACGATATTTACGGCGACACGAACCACAGGCATTAGTCA CAATGGCACACGTTCTGGAAACAGCAAAACAAGTCCAGAGATCCGCATCCCTGATAGCTCCCCTGATCTCAATCCAAAATTTCCCAGGAAGTGCTCGTGGCTCCACATGGATGCgagataaaatttcaatgtcaCCCAGTACAGGTGGGAGCATACAGACGTTCACCGGAAGTCGGCGTTACGGATCTGCTTTGATACCCCAATCGAAGAAGCTCAG GATAACTTTGAATTATCGGATTGAAATGACGAATAAGGAGGTCGAGGAGATGAGGAAACACCTGGTGAACCTCGAGCAGCAGACGATCCGGAAGAAGGCTACCCTCAGGGCTCAGGGGGAGGAGATTCAGCTAAGGATCAGGGACATTCAGGAGGCGAAGAACGAATTAGAGGAGAGTGTTATCTCGGGGGGAATCGATCCTGTCAGTGGAAAAATTCCGCCTGATAGGCTTATCAA GTTCATGGAAGACTGGATAAAATCTTCGGACAGAATGGCTGAAAAACTGCGGCTAAAAACCCTCTCCCTAAagcaacaaataaaaaaatccaagatCCAACTGCAACAGAGAAAAGAACTGGGCGAAACGCTGCAGCCGGTTGACTTTGAAGTCCTCGCGATCGAGAATCATgattatatgaaaaaaattgaggaaaaaaatgtggacCTGGCTGAGTTGAAGAGAGTGACCGGTCGATACAACCTTCAATTgaacagcaaaaaaaataacctgtatgaacaacgaaaaattttgaaaaatgtgcaGAGAGAGATTGAGTTAAAGGAGAAGCAGATTGAGAAGCTCAAGGTTGAGGGTCAGAATATAAAACAGGAAGTCGAGAGAACTGATAAGGAGATGGAGGACATTATGAAATTGACAGAAAAACGACAG aTGCCAAATATTTTGGACTTCATAAAAATGCAAGCAGAGCTccaagagatgaaaaaaatctacacACGTCTTgagaaacgcaaaaaaatccaGATGATCCAGAAATCTAG GTGGACTTCTTCACGCGGGAGTTGGTGTTCTCTAATGTACGACTAG
- the LOC135162839 gene encoding uncharacterized protein LOC135162839 isoform X2: MNATHSGTYLPYPDVCNCCEYCLTNIVEGGSCMTGAPGMLPPTDICGPGLACLRHDNGTSTCQKMAAFPNPLRKCSKGQKEWDQRKAGGQAGFLEVRPKCDDDGLFAPFHCIPGSICYCVSPDGERIFGESAFLNSADEFKMTCGCSINDWRARKTIEISHWENLKKPVFTARCTEHGLFDQLQCMLGDHAKCVCVDPIQGHPNTLVKPVNVAEIAEGRPSCFDPKRHTPGSFTTDCEYLRDISSQLPLGRTPPLINPVCQLDGMFHRVQTSGSKKICVDPSGNQIRFDGINFETGVNSIEASAMDCNCARTVWLLSQSGIEELPKCCSFGNFEHWQHRRKQYYCVDRNGDQIGLERDAPQDLNCYKQYNGQPCSIQDSKSS, from the exons ATGAATGCAACTCATTCTGGGACTTATCTTCCGTATCCCGACGTTTGCAATTGCTGCGAATATTGTCTCACGAATATTGTGGAGGGGGGCTCCTGTATGACAGGCGCTCCAGGGATGTTGCCCCCCACAGATATCTGCGGTCCCGGTTTAGCCTGTCTTCGACACGATAATGGGACATCGACATGTCAGAAAA TGGCTGCATTCCCGAATCCCTTAAGGAAATGTTCTAAGGGCCAGAAAGAGTGGGATCAGCGGAAAGCTGGCGGCCAGGCCGGTTTTCTCGAAGTACGACCCAAGTGCGATGATGATGGATTATTCGCTCCTTTCCACTGCATTCCAGGATCAAT ATGTTACTGTGTCTCTCCGGACGGCGAAAGGATTTTCGGCGAATCTGCATTTCTGAATTCCGCGGATGAATTTAAAATGACGTGCG GATGTTCTATAAATGATTGGAGAGCGCGAAAGACGATAGAGATCTCCCATTGGGAGAATCTAAAAAAACCAGTGTTCACAGCTCGATGCACTGAACACGGCCTCTTTGATCAATTGCAATGTATGTTGGGAGATCATGCGAAGTGCGTATGTGTTGACCCGATACAGGGTCATCCGAACACTCTAGTGAAGCCTGTGAACGTGGCAGAGATCGCAGAAGGCCGTCcttcttgtt TTGACCCAAAGAGACACACACCCGGCAGTTTCACCACCGATTGCGAATACCTCAGGGATATATCTTCACAATTACCACTGGGCAGGACGCCGCCCCTCATTAATCCGGTTTGCCAACTCGATGGGATGTTCCACCGGGTGCAGACCTCGGGATCAAAGAAAATCTGCGTGGATCCATCAGGAAATCAAATCAGATTCGATGGAATTAATTTCGAAACCGGTGTTAATTCAATAGAAGCTAGTGCTATGGATTGCA ATTGTGCTCGAACCGTTTGGCTTTTATCTCAAAGTGGAATTGAAGAACTACCTAAATGCTGTAGTTTCGGTAATTTTGAACACTGGCAACATCGACGCAAGCAATATTACTGTGTCGATAGAAATGGCGATCAGATTGGACTGGAAAGAGACGCCCCACAAGACTTGAATTGTTATAAACAATATAACGGGCAACCTTGCTCCATACAGGATTCAAAATCATcgtga
- the LOC135162840 gene encoding gastric triacylglycerol lipase-like: MMKLPIYFLISLLLPSVIFSGLIPRTPKFRSIEDGRGKPFFALDILGLAKLHGRKIEWYNVTTEDGYILALHRILPNSSSEEENTTQRPVVLLQPGLIATSDVFVFFNSPRSLGYQLSDAGYDVWLGNFRGSTYCLNHERLMFDEPEFWDFSMDECALIDIPAQIDFALKMTNQSSLSFIGHSMGATAHIMLLSDRPEYNKKMDFVAYFAPVVYSITRNSRRDIVPFLTLIPQIFRPNGDYEVFSQNLLNPIVIYFCASTKSLLEWCQSLVDILAGYDRVQFQVANFLGLMTYYPAGSSAKVFYQYSQQTLTGTFRKFDYLTRDLNLQHYGQPTPPEYDMSIIDVPVMAIFTGPGDPSITNEDIKFFVKRMSPKQQQSVIHEVVKFPSFTHGSFILAKDIKPLVNDLVVDYLQKYYQNKTDGF; encoded by the exons atgatgaaattaccgatttattttttgataagCCTGTTATTACCTTCTGTAATTTTCTCCGGGCTCATACCACGAACACCGAAATTCCGTTCCATAGAAGACGGACGTGGAAAGCCTTTCTTTGCACTCGATATT TTGGGTTTGGCTAAACTTCATGGTCGGAAAATAGAGTGGTACAATGTTACTACAGAGGATGGGTATATTCTCGCTCTGCACAGGATTCTTCCGAATTCCTCTTCGGAGGAGGAAAACACCACTCAGAGGCCTGTGGTTTTGCTTCAGCCTGGATTGATTGCGACGTCagatgtttttgttttttttaattctccgaGGAGTCTCG GATATCAATTATCAGATGCTGGATATGACGTATGGTTGGGTAATTTCAGAGGAAGTACATACTGTTTGAACCATGAAAGGCTGATGTTTGATGAGCCTGAATTTTGGGACTTTAG CATGGATGAGTGTGCCCTTATAGATATTCCAGCACAGATTGATTTCGCCCTAAAAATGACTAATCAGTCGTCTTTATCATTCATTGGTCACTCAATGGGCGCCACTGCTCACATCATGCTCCTGAGTGATCGTCCAGagtataacaaaaaaatggatTTCGTGGCCTATTTCGCCCCAGTTGTCTACTCAATAACTCGGAATAGTCGGAGGGATATCGTGCCTTTCCTAACCCTGATACCTCAAATATTCAGGCCGAATGGAGACTATGAAGTATTCAGCCAGAACTTGCTCAACCCTATCGTCATCTACTTCTGCGCCTCCACCAAATCTCTGCTTGAATGGTGTCAGAGCCTGGTGGACATACTCGCAGGATACGATCGAGTACAATTTCAAGTA GCCAATTTTTTGGGTTTGATGACTTATTATCCAGCGGGGTCATCAGCCAAAGTTTTTTATCAGTACAGCCAGCAAACACTGACtg GAACATTCCGGAAATTTGATTACTTGACGAGAGATCTGAATCTCCAGCACTACGGCCAGCCCACACCCCCAGAATACGATATGAGTATCATCGACGTGCCTGTAATGGCGATATTTACCGGTCCTGGTGATCCCTCTATCACGAATGAGGAtatcaaattttttgtcaaacgTATGTCACCGAAACAACAACAATCTGTCATCCACGAAGTCGTGAAATTTCCTTCGTTCACTCACGGCTCATTTATTTTAGCTAAGGACATCAAGCCACTAGTTAATGATCTAGTGGTGGACTATCTACAAAAATACTATCAGAATAAAACTGATGGATTTTAA
- the LOC135162841 gene encoding coiled-coil domain-containing protein 113 isoform X1 codes for MTSIRRASGISLVSRFTLAWEEEPDYEEMTDESLLESLETAIRTNKLLALENMVFERYLRRHEPQALVTMAHVLETAKQVQRSASLIAPLISIQNFPGSARGSTWMRDKISMSPSTGGSIQTFTGSRRYGSALIPQSKKLRITLNYRIEMTNKEVEEMRKHLVNLEQQTIRKKATLRAQGEEIQLRIRDIQEAKNELEESVISGGIDPVSGKIPPDRLIKFMEDWIKSSDRMAEKLRLKTLSLKQQIKKSKIQLQQRKELGETLQPVDFEVLAIENHDYMKKIEEKNVDLAELKRVTGRYNLQLNSKKNNLYEQRKILKNVQREIELKEKQIEKLKVEGQNIKQEVERTDKEMEDIMKLTEKRQMPNILDFIKMQAELQEMKKIYTRLEKRKKIQMIQKSRNFQLSSSGGLLHAGVGVL; via the exons ATGACTTCTATCAGAAGGGCAAGTGGTATCAGCCTCGTCTCACGATTCACCTTGGCCTGGGAAGAGGAACCTGATTATGAAG AAATGACCGATGAGAGTCTACTAGAGTCTCTGGAAACAGCAATTCGCACCAACAAACTTCTCGCTTTGGAGAATATGGTTTTTGAACGATATTTACGGCGACACGAACCACAGGCATTAGTCA CAATGGCACACGTTCTGGAAACAGCAAAACAAGTCCAGAGATCCGCATCCCTGATAGCTCCCCTGATCTCAATCCAAAATTTCCCAGGAAGTGCTCGTGGCTCCACATGGATGCgagataaaatttcaatgtcaCCCAGTACAGGTGGGAGCATACAGACGTTCACCGGAAGTCGGCGTTACGGATCTGCTTTGATACCCCAATCGAAGAAGCTCAG GATAACTTTGAATTATCGGATTGAAATGACGAATAAGGAGGTCGAGGAGATGAGGAAACACCTGGTGAACCTCGAGCAGCAGACGATCCGGAAGAAGGCTACCCTCAGGGCTCAGGGGGAGGAGATTCAGCTAAGGATCAGGGACATTCAGGAGGCGAAGAACGAATTAGAGGAGAGTGTTATCTCGGGGGGAATCGATCCTGTCAGTGGAAAAATTCCGCCTGATAGGCTTATCAA GTTCATGGAAGACTGGATAAAATCTTCGGACAGAATGGCTGAAAAACTGCGGCTAAAAACCCTCTCCCTAAagcaacaaataaaaaaatccaagatCCAACTGCAACAGAGAAAAGAACTGGGCGAAACGCTGCAGCCGGTTGACTTTGAAGTCCTCGCGATCGAGAATCATgattatatgaaaaaaattgaggaaaaaaatgtggacCTGGCTGAGTTGAAGAGAGTGACCGGTCGATACAACCTTCAATTgaacagcaaaaaaaataacctgtatgaacaacgaaaaattttgaaaaatgtgcaGAGAGAGATTGAGTTAAAGGAGAAGCAGATTGAGAAGCTCAAGGTTGAGGGTCAGAATATAAAACAGGAAGTCGAGAGAACTGATAAGGAGATGGAGGACATTATGAAATTGACAGAAAAACGACAG aTGCCAAATATTTTGGACTTCATAAAAATGCAAGCAGAGCTccaagagatgaaaaaaatctacacACGTCTTgagaaacgcaaaaaaatccaGATGATCCAGAAATCTAG aaattttcaattgtcttCGTCAGGTGGACTTCTTCACGCGGGAGTTGGTGTTCTCTAA
- the LOC135162839 gene encoding uncharacterized protein LOC135162839 isoform X1, whose protein sequence is MIGFLLFGLVSACRSEVEIRCTPQFCADYQTKNGCLDLSEACEAMNATHSGTYLPYPDVCNCCEYCLTNIVEGGSCMTGAPGMLPPTDICGPGLACLRHDNGTSTCQKMAAFPNPLRKCSKGQKEWDQRKAGGQAGFLEVRPKCDDDGLFAPFHCIPGSICYCVSPDGERIFGESAFLNSADEFKMTCGCSINDWRARKTIEISHWENLKKPVFTARCTEHGLFDQLQCMLGDHAKCVCVDPIQGHPNTLVKPVNVAEIAEGRPSCFDPKRHTPGSFTTDCEYLRDISSQLPLGRTPPLINPVCQLDGMFHRVQTSGSKKICVDPSGNQIRFDGINFETGVNSIEASAMDCNCARTVWLLSQSGIEELPKCCSFGNFEHWQHRRKQYYCVDRNGDQIGLERDAPQDLNCYKQYNGQPCSIQDSKSS, encoded by the exons ATGATTGGATTTTTGCTATTCGGATTGGTGTCCGCATGTCGCAGTGAGGTAGAAATCAGATGTACCCCCCAATTCTGTGcg GATTATCAGACGAAAAATGGTTGTCTTGATCTGAGTGAAGCATGCGAGGCAATGAATGCAACTCATTCTGGGACTTATCTTCCGTATCCCGACGTTTGCAATTGCTGCGAATATTGTCTCACGAATATTGTGGAGGGGGGCTCCTGTATGACAGGCGCTCCAGGGATGTTGCCCCCCACAGATATCTGCGGTCCCGGTTTAGCCTGTCTTCGACACGATAATGGGACATCGACATGTCAGAAAA TGGCTGCATTCCCGAATCCCTTAAGGAAATGTTCTAAGGGCCAGAAAGAGTGGGATCAGCGGAAAGCTGGCGGCCAGGCCGGTTTTCTCGAAGTACGACCCAAGTGCGATGATGATGGATTATTCGCTCCTTTCCACTGCATTCCAGGATCAAT ATGTTACTGTGTCTCTCCGGACGGCGAAAGGATTTTCGGCGAATCTGCATTTCTGAATTCCGCGGATGAATTTAAAATGACGTGCG GATGTTCTATAAATGATTGGAGAGCGCGAAAGACGATAGAGATCTCCCATTGGGAGAATCTAAAAAAACCAGTGTTCACAGCTCGATGCACTGAACACGGCCTCTTTGATCAATTGCAATGTATGTTGGGAGATCATGCGAAGTGCGTATGTGTTGACCCGATACAGGGTCATCCGAACACTCTAGTGAAGCCTGTGAACGTGGCAGAGATCGCAGAAGGCCGTCcttcttgtt TTGACCCAAAGAGACACACACCCGGCAGTTTCACCACCGATTGCGAATACCTCAGGGATATATCTTCACAATTACCACTGGGCAGGACGCCGCCCCTCATTAATCCGGTTTGCCAACTCGATGGGATGTTCCACCGGGTGCAGACCTCGGGATCAAAGAAAATCTGCGTGGATCCATCAGGAAATCAAATCAGATTCGATGGAATTAATTTCGAAACCGGTGTTAATTCAATAGAAGCTAGTGCTATGGATTGCA ATTGTGCTCGAACCGTTTGGCTTTTATCTCAAAGTGGAATTGAAGAACTACCTAAATGCTGTAGTTTCGGTAATTTTGAACACTGGCAACATCGACGCAAGCAATATTACTGTGTCGATAGAAATGGCGATCAGATTGGACTGGAAAGAGACGCCCCACAAGACTTGAATTGTTATAAACAATATAACGGGCAACCTTGCTCCATACAGGATTCAAAATCATcgtga